The window CCCACACAGCCTGGCTGAAGTCAGAGGACCTTGCTTTGTGGATACTGGCAGGACTGACAACCTGGGTGATTTCCCCTGGGCTAGCTCAAGAGAGGTGGCCTgcgcatcctcctcctcctcctcctggctgctgggaggaCTTCCCCAGCCCTCTTCCAGCCACCTGGTAAGGTGGCTCCTTTTCTTGCCCTATCAAGCAGCAGTTGAGGCTGATGGTGAGAGCTGACAGCACTTACGCACCTGGCTGGGGAATCTTTGAGGACTTCCTGTCGAGGCTGAAAGCCAGCAGGATGGGCCGGCAGATGGCACGGCTCCTACACAGGCTCTTCAGATAGCAGGTGACAAGGTCTTGAGGCTCCTCCACACACTGAAGAAGGAACCAGAGTACTGTTAGCGAACCTGTGGAGTGAGCCAGATGGCTACATAGGAGTCTGTGGACTACCTCTCAACTTAGGCTCAGGCCCAGCACCGCAGCTACTGCCAGAATAAGCCACTTACCCCAGGCCTGGCACTGGCTCCTCCATGCTGAATGAAAATGCTGCCCCTTCTCTGCACATTGCTCTGCACAGCTTTCCACTCCACAGGGCTCAGGCCTAACACTGCAGCCACCTGCTGATTCTTGCACAGCACCAGAGCCTCACCTGTTCCATCCTCCACCAGGATCCTGCAGGCCAAGTGCAGATGGACACAGACAACAAAAAGGTCAGTGTGAAGAGCAGGCACACGTGAGCTCTGTGAGGGAAGGAGCGTTGTGCTCATGCCAAAGGGAAGTGACACAGAGTTCTAACTGGTTGTTCCATCCACGTCAGCTGCTCTCAACCAGCCTTCACTGGATCAACTCTCACTCCCCTAGCGTGGTGGTCTCTGCTTCCTcccacccacctcttcccactccctgcccccccaacacTTACTTGGCACTGGCTTGACTCACTCCTGTGTGCGACGGGCAGGGTGGGCTGTGTCGGCTGCACCTCCCCTGAAGCAAGAGCAGAAgtcagagctgggagtggggggaggagccaACACTCCCTGTGCCGCCCCAATTTAAAGAGCTTGTTAACTGCAGTCCCAAGGACAGTGTCTCAAGTGGAAGGAGCCCCCCCAGGGCTGAGGGTCCCTGGGCTAAGGGTTTGGGTGGGACTGAAACCCTCCTGCAGGAATGGAGTATGCACTGGGAAGGCAGAGCACTGACACTCTGCAGGATTCTCTCCTGCACAGCCTACCCACTCAGCCCAGAGCCAGCCCAGCCTGTGGCCAAGCCAGACATCAGAGTCACATGCATCTCTGCAACTGGTGGTTGGGACCCTTTTCTGTCGTGGCGCTATTGTGTGAGAGGCATTAATGCTAGACACTGGGAAGGAGGGTCTGGCATGGGAAAAGTCAGGAAGCATCAATTTCTCCTAAACTGTATTTGACAAGAGCTACGTTCCCAGAGAGCAGGCTCAGTAAGACAGTAACGGCATCTGAGTCGAAAGCACACGGCTCCCAGGAGCGCTCCTCCCCAATGATCCCTGTGGGCACCTCTCTGAAGATGCTGCTGCAGACGGAGCAGATCCATTGCAGGGACAAAGCCAGGACACAGGACAAGTGGCAGACGATCTGGCTCTGGGACAGGCTGTGAGGCTGAAGCAGCAGGTTGGACAGAAACATCAGCGAGGGGGGCGTAGCTGCAGGCGACTTGGAGGCTATACCTGCAGGACTGGAAAAGAAGAATGAATAACTCGCCATGGAGAAAAACTCCCCTGGAGAAGAGTGAGGCAGAGCCCAGACTCACTTGGAGGAAAGGAACAAGCAGGTGGGCGGCAGAGCCAGGATGCTGATGCAGCTGGAGGCAATGTACGTGCAATAAACATTGTGGAATCTGCAacataaaaaagcaaacattagaGGCAGCTCTAGGAGGCCCCTTTGTCTAGATGGGCCGGGGTCTTCCTTTCGCCTTTGGCATGGTTCATGGGAATGGGGGTAGTAGCTGAACAGGAAGAAGAGAGAAAGGACAGTAGATCAGGAAGGAAGGGGGGCAAGAGatcaggacagggagcaggatgcGGCCAATTGAGTCCAGGTCAGATCACAGGTCACAAGACCACGGGCCAAGgtggatggtggcagggagaCGTGTACCTGTGTGGTTGGGGAAAGGGAGTGTCTGGGGCTTGATCTGGGCTGATAGCTGTTCAGGGACTAGACGTACCTGGAGATTTTGCGCTGCAGGTTCTGGAAGAGAATCTTTGCCCCGGGCAGCAAACCCCAGAGATGCTGAAGGTAGGCAACTGCTATGTAAACATCCAGCACAACAGGGGAGTCGGGAGCAGCTGAGACGCTCAGCTTCACACTGTGATCCCAGGGCAGGAGGGTCCCTAGGCATACAGAAGGCCAAGGACACAATGAGCTCACCAGCAGCTGCTCTATCCCACTCCCAGCTTGCCCTGCTACAGGCTAGTTTCAGTAGCTCTGCCCCacacaccagccagccagcacccGGTCCCCACAATCATACATTAGTGTCCCCTGCTTCCTCCTGTACACATAGGCCCATGcgccttccctcccccacactcacCTCAAGACCAAGCACTTCTTCACTTGCTCCCAACACACCCAGGAGACAGAGCCCTGGTCCCTCCATCCATAGGCGCTCTGGGGCTGGTGcactcatggggaaaaattggtgggtgctctgcacccaccggcagctccctgacacacaccccctgccccagctcaccttcgcTCCGCCTCTGCCCTGAGCGCACCGCTGTGTCctgcttctctcctctccctcccagtgcttatGGTGCGAaacagggagggatggggaggaggaggaggaggaatgtggcacacatggggaagaggtggggctggggcgggtatttggggaggggtccaatggggcagggagggggtggagttggggcagggcaggcatgAGCACCCACAGGCACCAAGGAATGTTGGTGCCTGTGCCTCCATCACACAAAATGGGACACggtgccccagccccacacgTCCCAGGGCAGAGCACCCCCTTATATGGCACACACGGGCACCAAAGCAgaacatcccatcccatccctgacACACATACTCACAATGGGACACAGCAgcactctcccccactcccccggccccagggcatGGTGTCCAACCCTGGCACGCACAAaggcactgggtgaaattctctgtccCTCTGACACATGGACAAGGCTGCAACACCCTGGCATGCTCCCCCTCACCCCTAGCATATGCACAGGGAATGGGGCTTAGTGTCTTATCTCCTTCAGTGCAGAGGAGACCAAGCATTGCCAGAGGCAGGCACGTGCTGACCTTTCTGCCGCTGCATGCTGCAGGGTGCAGAGAGCTTTTCATTCCCAGGGGAAGCACACAAGGTCCGCTCCACTATCTCACCAGAGAAAGAGACAAGGGAGCCTGTGAAACTGAGAGCAGAGCAAAGAATCAGGGGCTCTGTCCTGCCACAGAGACCAGAGGCAGAGCCTGATGGCTGAAGAGATGCCCCATTCTGAGGTTCCAGCAACAGAGGAAATTTAAGGCACAGCTACTTCAGCACCTTCACCTGAGCTCATCTGTCCCAGGACCCCCTGGACATCATAAGGGCCACGACTACACCAGAGCATTACGTACACAGCCTGAATTCTGCCCCGTGATTCTTTGGGCCTCTTGTTGGTGTTCGTCTTGGTCCATGTTATGCGGAATGTTGTCTAGCCTAGGAAGTGATGTGGCAGAGCAACAGACCAGGGTGTGTGGCAGGATAAAAGCTGGGATAAGAGAGGTGAGGGCAGGGGGATTTATGACAGCCCTTTGCAGGGGAGCATCACTGTTGTTCAACAACTGTACTTCATCTGCCTTCCATCAGGGGCCTATCCAACTCAGTTGTACTTTGGTCCTGCACCAGCCAGACAGTGGGCTAGAAACTCAAGCTTTCAGCATGTAAGATTCTTACCCATCTCTCCCCATGAGCTCTCCCATTCACAGCGAATCCCTGAGATGACAATGGGTGCGTATAGCACGTTTGAAGGTCAAGGCAGAGTGGGAAGCATGTTCTGAAGCCCAGCCCAGAGCAGATCATGCACCAGTCCCTTCGCAATAAACCTAGGAGAGGGCATAAGCTCAAGGGACCCAAGACTGCAGCTGTCATGGTAAGAGTGGAAGGTCTTTAGCGGCCGATAGGGATAAACCCCACCAGGAGACTCCACAACTCTCAGCCATGTTATAGACAGTGAGTAGTGGGGCTAGTATACAGCAGGGCACAGTACCCTTGGCTCCCACTGAGGGACTGACTCCTGGGGCTGCAGCATGTGGGCTGCAGACAGAACTTGGAAGACAGGCTTCTGTGGAGCTAGTTCAGATCACTCCTACACCCACAAAAGCAGAATACATGGTTCCCTGCACACACTTCCTGTTGCTGGATCTGGAGAAGCAGGAGCAAAAGCAACAGGAAAGTAGTAGAAGGGAGGTATCAGAGCCTGAGGTGGTGTGAATGAGGTACGAAACATTCTGAAGACAAGTCCTAGAAACTTACCTAAATAAGGTTTTGGAAAAGCAGAGAATTTATATACCCAAGTTAGAAGCTAGTCAGGTGAGGAGATGGAAGGGGAATCAGCCTTACTGTAGGAGCCTGGTGAGGGCTTCATTGCACAAAGTCActctattcatatttaaacacacTTTGAAAAGACCAGCATCCCAGCCCCATTCAATAGCCTTTGCACAGGCAGCAGAAGGTAGCCCTCAGACTTTCTGAACAGGACACTCCACACCCCCAGTCTCTGAGAGGGATTCCGTTGAGACCTCTTGCACCCAATTCCACAGCTCAAACTGTTTTGAGGTCCCATTCGGAAGGTATCTCAGTTGTGATCTTGTCACACATTATACGCTAGATAGGGTCAGGCCAGGCCAGCACTTGCATGACGGAGATTTCCAACGAAACCCCACTGCACTGCAGGGGTTGGCGCAGGTGGTTGAGTGAAGTGCATTCCTCACTAGGAGCCAGCACTGACCCATTTCCCAAGTGGTGGTCATGTCTCAGTGACCCCAACACCACAGCAGAGGAAGGACCAACATACCTGTTGCTTAGTAGCTCTGGAATGGAAAAGACTTTCTGCCCCATTTCTGCCCGCTCTGACCCTGGGATCACCTAGAAAAGGAGGAGATACAGACTTAACAGGATTATGATATGCACCCACCACCAATATGGAACAGCTCCACCCAAGGCCCATAACCACATCCATTCCTGGGGCCACGAAGCACAGAACCGTGCAATGCTGAGAGGCTACCATTCCCCAGCATTGGTTTCAGGGCAGAATGGCTTGGGGAGTGTTTTCTTCGCTTCTGAGAGAAGTGCCAAAGCCCCTCGTGGTGTCCATGGGTGTTTTGTATGGTCTACTGCGCCAGATCCCCAGGGAAGAACTCCTAGTCACTCATGAAAATCCAGAGCTATAAGATGCTGCATACCTGGGGCTGAGCCAGCCAGGAGATCCAGGTCTCATGCTGTAGGTGCCAGGTAGCTGAAACTATCAGGCACGAGGGGCAGCCCAGCTGGTTCAGAAGCCTCCCTTGCAATGGTGAGAGACAGGGCTGCTCAAACACCCCAAAGTCCTGTGAGAACAACAGCGCAGGAGGCACATCAAGGGAGGCATGAGGAGAGATCAGCAGGGGAGAGGGCCTCAAGCATACATGGAAAAAGAGGGGCCCAGGGACCAGGAGCAGAAAAGCCCTTGCAGAGATGCCTGAGGATTTTGGTGTAACACAGAGGTTAAGCACATTGACCCATGGGCAGGGTAGAGGCACCAAAGCCAGAAGGTGCTTAGTCTCCTTTGCTGTGACTCCTTGTCTTCCAGGGAGCCACTGCTGAGCCTGTAAGCGGCGCAAGGGACAGCACCATCCTGGCCAATCCATTTGTCATTCAGGGATGTGGATGTGTTGCTAACAGCACAACACTGAGTCCAGCAGGATGTTGGCTTAATGTGCTTCCCTTAACCCTCTCATGGCCACAGGGAGAGCAAGATTTCAATTGCAGGAAATGCCTTTGTTGAGCCAAAGAGTGACAAGCTATTCTGAGAATGATGAAAAGACGAGGTGGGGGGGAAGCGCAAGCCCCAGCTCTGGAGTCCCaacggtggcagggggccctgcaGGGGGCAGCACCAAGGTCCCTCCTTACCAAACACTGGGGCACAATAAGCCAGTACAGCCCACCCGGGTGCAGGAATGGGAACCATCGTAGTGATCTTCCCATAAAGAGCAGCAGCACCTGGAATGGGACAAGAGAAGCTGATGAGGAGGGGACATTGGTGATGGAGGTGGGAGGCACAGCTCATCATGGTGGGAGTGGGCAAAGGGAAGGGAAAGCACAGCCCCTCAGGGTGTCCTGCAGGGAGAGGCTGGATTACAAAGTGACAGTGGGGTGtgccctgtgggggaggggaaggggagcacttgcagggcagagagagagggtAAGTGGAGCTCTTCCTGGTGGGCTGGgagaagggtgaccagatgtcctgattttatagggacagtctcgatttttgggtctttttcttatataggatcctattacccaccacccactgtccctatttttcacacctgctgtctggtcactctagctgggAGGGAGCCCCTGGCATTCACAAACATCTGTGGTCAAGAGACAACCATCCTCCCACTCTCTGTGGACCTGGCTCCTCATTCCAAAATCCAGCTCACACCCTAACCAGAAGGGTACCCCCATGGCTTCCTCCAGCCCTCCCTTACCCTCTGCTGGGCCTCGCTGTCCTCCTTCTGATGGTTGGTCTGCTCCAGCTCTGGCAGGTTCCCAATTTTCCTGGGATGCCTCCAGAGCTGAGGTTTGTCCATCCAGAGTATGGTGGCCTGGAAGCTAAGCTGCAGCTCCTGCCCCTCTCCATCTCCTTCTGCAGCCGGCAGGTAGTTGCGTGACATAAGCCCCTCTTTCTGGGTGACCAGGAATAGACGAGACATGCAGCTGGTGCCTCTGGCACTGCTCTGGCCTCTATCACAGCCCTCTTTAGAGCCAGCTCCTGGGCTAGTCCCCTCCAACTTTGGCAGCTTTGCCTCTGGAGATCCCAACTCAACCTTTGAACTGCAAACATCCTTTTTCCCCAATGAGGGACTGTCACTGCTTGTGGGACCCTCTTGGACTTGCACCTCAGGCGTATGAAGAATCTGCACATCTTCAAAGCAGAATTGCACATACAGCCTGGAGTGAGAAAAGGGGCCAAGAGGAGGTATCAGTGCAGCTCCAACTTAGTAGGCAGGGAGGTTCCAAActaggcagccagcagagagagagggagccttGGCCAAAGGATCAGACAGCAGGAACGGATGGAGTGGAGGCCTGCTGAACCTAGTGTATCCAGGATAGACTGAGATGGGGGGTTTGTCCCAGATAGAGGAACCCTCCTCGTGCAGGCAGCTTAGGAGATGCACTTAGGCACTGAGACATCACGTTGATGGGCAACTTTATAAATACCTATACAGACATGGAACTGCAGGGGTATTTCACCACCCAGGGGCTTTGTGATGCAGGAAGCACAGGCTCAGTGTCACTCTGGCTCTTCATTTGACATGGACATAGAGGGACTAGATGAGAACAGGAATGGCCCCCTCAAAACAGCTGCCACCAGCAACTTGAATTCCACAGAGAGAAActgtgtgcgtgtgcacacaAGTTAGGGGTGTGTGGCGGTGTGATTTAACAGGAGCACATGTTGGGGAACTCCAGAAGCTGGTGCCAGACGAGGAAAAAAGAACAGCCAGGAGGTTCAACAGCATCAGAGCAACCATCAAACACATCACCAGGGACCTGTCTGAACCATTGCATCTCAGGTAAAGGACAGTAGCAGACACGTATTTCCATTACTCTGGGACCGAGTAAGTGAGGAGGAAACAGCAAGTGAGAGCACTGCGCTCCTCCCCCCTTTACCTCTACCCACCCAAGGCTTCAGGGTGACTCTCCCTCCCAGCCAAGGGTCTGGAACTGCTCTCCAGGCTCTTGGGAGTATTCCCCTTTGCCCCATGCACCCAGCTGTAGGCACATGTCACTGTGGCCCAAGCTAGGGGATCATTTCCCACTTACATTTAACTTCTTTACTCCTCCCTTTGGGAGGTCAAGGCCTTTGCTCCTGAGCACAGGCTAAGGGGCACTTGCCTTGTTTCTCTGCCCCTCACATGTTCTAGGGTccacagctgctcccaggagGGAAAGTCACTTTGAAGGAACTGCTCCACCACAAGCTGGTAGGTTTCCACCTGCAAAAGGGACCCTGCAAACATACCAGAGAGAAGAGCTCAGCCAACAGACAGGTAAAGCAGAGAGAGCAAGCTCAGTGTCCTTGCTCCCAAAGCCAGCAGGCAAGGCGGTGGGAGAGCTCAGcacccccccacttccctcctgccCGCCACCTGGGGCCAGCAGGCAAAGCAGCCAGGATCCCCCACTGGAGCGGAGTGGGCCACACCTATGAGAGCTGTGTCAGCGAAGGGGCTCCCATCCCTGCGAGAGATCACACATGGGATCGAAGCACTCTTGTCCCGCAGCTGAAGGGAGCcactgctgcaggaagctctcAACACCCCCAGCAACACCTGCAAAGGAAAGGAAGCTGTGAAGAGAATCAACCAGTGTTTCTTTCATTACATCACTAGCAGGGAAAACAGGGTTCACCTCGACTGGAGGTACCCACATGTCAATCAAGAGGAGagaagccccagccccagcctccatGTATcaaggtgggaggaaggaggggagctCCTGTAGGTCAGATAGCAAGGGGAGTTTAGTACGTACCATTCGGGGTTGGAAGCTCTCTGCTGAGAATGTATCATAGGACCAAGCCAGTCTGCGATTCAGCTCTTGGGTGCCCATGTGCTGGGCCTCCAAGGGGGACAGCAGCTGCGATGGATTAAAGGCTTCCTTGCTTCTTTGCTCAGCCACAGAGCGCAGCAGAGAAAGAGGTGGGGCCTGGCatgggggctccaggggctgaTACTAAATGATACAAAAAGCAAGAAACAAAATGAGTCTCCTCCCTTCAGACAAACAGGGAGCTCAGGGAGCAGGGCCCCACCTGCTGCAGGGGACAGTGGTGCATTTCTGCTAGGATCTCTTGATGAACATCTCTCACTTGCGCCTTAGAAGGCACCACAGCATTCAGAATGGGGACAAGAAACTTCTCCGCTACACCAGGGCTTTGAGGCACAGAGCGGATGAACAGCTGCCGGCGCCCAACGAAACAGCAAaacctgaggaggaggaagaatgaTACAGGTGTTAGTAGCTCACTCATAGCGAAGAAAAATTTTTGCATATACAGCAAGGATGTTACTGAGACACTTTCTTGGGGTGCCCAGGACCCCACTGCCTCCAGCAAGAGGAAAATTTGCTCATGCTTAACAGGATGCCTGCTCCCTGACATCACCAGTTTGTTAGTCACCCAAACAATCTCCTCAGGGCTCTGCCAGACTTCACTTTGTCTTGAAGGTTAATCAATCGGTGTCACTCAATCCTCTTTGAAGCGGTACCCTGTGACATCCAGCTCCTGTCACCGGACACTCTCAGAAATGACTGGTTTGCTGTCCCCAGGGGAACAGTATACAACACACAAAGCTTGACTAGCAAAACGTGGGAtcatcacagcactgagatacaCTTACAGTGAAAACAATCCTAAATTTATCATCAAAAGACTAAGATTTAAGAGATAATGAGGATAATGGAAACAGaagtggttacatataaaacaaaaacataaaatgcaGACCTGGGTCCACACTTATCATTAGTtaattttcctatttaataaaggAGATTTCCCCCCAGAGATCCAGTCTTTTGCAGAACTAGCTGGTTTTCAGTCATACCAGGATCCAAGCATCCAACCCACTCTTCAGGAGGTTTCCTCAGTGAATGAACAAAACGTCTCCTTGCATTCTATTTATTTAGGTTCTTCAAAGTTCATTCCTGCCATGACATGACAACCCCCTGTGGTTTAGTCTCCAGTGTCTTCCCATCCCCCTGTTTACTCTGTATGCAAATCTGGGTTCCATGGTATTGGTTTGCAGTGCTTGATTTACACAGCCACATGCAAGACAGGTGAATTAATGTCCTTCGCCTGACTCAAAACCTGTTTGCCAATTTTGCCTTGACTTAGATTTTAAAACATATGTTTAGTACATATACATAATTTCTTAAATATAATCCATGTATATATCATAGAATGTTTATGAGGATCAGTGTGATCCTGGCTTTCATATAAGATCTCATATGACATTCTTCATAGACAAATACTGTGAGAACAATGTGCTAAGTATAGTgtttgtcaggcctgataggACTTGCTGTTACAGGACAATGAAAACTTTGCAAGCTGGTGCCAAGGAGCCTGTGTGTCACAGTTCTGCTTGAATGTAAGGTGGAGGCATGAGACTAAGGAAAATATAAGAAGGAAATATAGTTGTAGAGAGGGAGGATGTGAGGAGCAGGCGTACTTAGGGGACACAAGAGGGCGCAGAGAGAAAGTGAAGATGGAGAGAATGGCAGCTCCCTAAAATCCAGGGGTTATGAGATGGCAGAGTGGAATCCCCCTCCAATCAGGGGATCTATATTTTGTAAGGCCTTTAAGGTTCATTTTTAACATGAAATGACCCATGTATAAGTTGGGTATATGTGGCTCCCttctaaaggctcaaaaatcagaaggcaaattaaaaaattccatctttttgttattgttgtttttaaatacatgttGTGATTTCATTGGGAGGTCTAATGTGAGTTTTGACTGCCTGGAGTTTGCAATACTGGCCATAACAAGATTcactggctggaagttgaaattagataaattcaAAGGTGCAAGTTTTTAAACAATGAAGGCAACTACCCAGTGGGACAGCTTACCAAGGATGCCtaatcacttgaaatctttagATCAAACTGGATCTTTCTAAAGGATATGCTCTAGTGTTCAACCACAAAGTACTGGTTTCAATGCAGGAATCTATAAATCAACCAACCACTCCTCTCAAGTTAATTTGCACGCTGTAATTGCACTGGTTGGAATGAGTGACCAGAAGAGACTATACATGTGCAgagacattctgtaccttgggggaacaccTTTACTCCCATGTTCATGCTTTTAATATGATAGTGTGGTattcaatgcaaagtttgtcatgtcggatgtatttggaaggctcatgatgttcTGAGCATTGtagttacagtaatgttataggttgtaatttcacgtatatagttatgaggctgaaaatgtgtcctcatggcttaaaacaagcccaggcaaaaactctccaagaacagaggggcagttcacacctcattatGGCATGCATGGGACAAACGCAGTCCAGccacacaggaacaaaggacactggcctaggcagcaacaaaagatctgttggactctcgagtgagtcacccccttcccttggtcagtttgggactacgatgaggtaacgctcccctgactctgaagggcaggggggggcaaagccaagaaggAATAAAAGACATGATAaaaggagagatgtttgccatgttcTCTCTTctacctccatctacagacaccaccaccaagcgaatgaagcgctgatcaaagaggagaacctggcaaccagccagcctgtggtgagcaGCATCTAactttgtaagggcactgaaagtgttaagatcagcttagaatgtgttttgcttttatttcatttgaccaaatctgacttcttgtactttgacttataatcacttaaaatctatcttttgtagttaataaatgtgtttgtttagtctacctgaagcagtgtgtttgaagcgtgtcagagacttTCCTTGGGAAAACAAgcttggtacatatcaatttctttgttaaactgacaaactcatgAGCTTGCAaagtccagcgggcataactggacattgcaacacggaggttcctagggttgtgtctgggactggagatactaGTTAgcgtcattcagttgcacaatccaagcagcggcTGGCCAGAAGTGCTCACtcacgtagctgggagcagcttacatgccagaagtTGTGCGTGAACAGCAGAGCAggctaaggctggctcccagagttgagGATTCGAGTGACCtggcagatcaccggtccagataacaccaggggaacatcacaTGCGCATCAAGAGTTCATACTGGTAGATCACTCGATTATCCTCACGCAGGAAGAACACTATGACTGGACTGGCTCCATGTTTGTGTCTGAGGCAACAGGACTCCCTCTCCCGCCAGCCACCACTACCAACCCAAACATTAAAAAACTAGGAAATCCACACAAGTTATGTCAAACACACTACACAGCAACAAGTCCATTTGCACTTCATCCTATTCATCCTCCATCACCTTCATAAACAAACACTCCACTAAGATAACCATAACTATGGTCCTGTAGTGACGCAAGCATAAGATCTGAAAGGTGAACCAGACTTCTTCACCCATTAGAAACAATTTCAAGCCATCAGTGACCAAAATCTACTAGAATATTTTACTTTTGCTTGCAGTTCAGAAGATTCTGGTCATTTCTAAATCCACACAAAAAGTTATACTTAAATTCATAAATAGACAAATAACATGCCAAAAGCcaacaggagaggaaggatgggtcAATGGTTAGAAACTGAGTTCACCAGAGACTtattgtgtgactttgggcaagtcacttatccaccagttctgtaaaatgagggtaacAGTACTTCCCTACCACTCAGATACTAAGGTAAAGGGAGCCATGTAGGTAcaggagaacctcagagttacaaacacctcaagAATGGAGATTGTTCGTAATTCCGAACAAAACATTAtagctgttctt of the Gopherus flavomarginatus isolate rGopFla2 chromosome 1, rGopFla2.mat.asm, whole genome shotgun sequence genome contains:
- the CTC1 gene encoding CST complex subunit CTC1 isoform X2, which gives rise to METPGRPGGSCAEPMEEPSGAEQRWLRAARAFVCETLCPAGPGGGGPEQLADLVLRCLRSTWGGRSGELPLGYSFISISDLQCQQRTPCCSHMTWSTSDFKKWAHQGEVILPKQSVLPRTHLILIGYLTDGRRQEGKEKLMDGNLYVQDSTGSIPCELLHFESEWLELLFLFPSWAYIPQTSQGSAGYVEILADPVPVDPRPERVVDTIPVFYPATAAQLLSTRVPYQRRAKLNVAGELARLSTLLCIHHKTFFFLFLKCFTSAACVPVLVQKPSQLAWHHMLQLGHGYVLTALSVSGLKASGHKVFVTSFSSCLLPYCAEQVKEQPLEIAWRGGPIQPVSPEATVQLPLELTDEKLPVPAKESKILSYMGIITRVLNAQAGLYELDNKICLCLAYQQLLNSARGLRPGACVELRDVHLLQKPLASFPFVVVLGACLHSIVLLKGFSRLSTFQQPVASSGNLYMQLLFRYNLGLPLYLWLVSLLEMLEQRFCCFVGRRQLFIRSVPQSPGVAEKFLVPILNAVVPSKAQVRDVHQEILAEMHHCPLQQYQPLEPPCQAPPLSLLRSVAEQRSKEAFNPSQLLSPLEAQHMGTQELNRRLAWSYDTFSAESFQPRMVLLGVLRASCSSGSLQLRDKSASIPCVISRRDGSPFADTALIGSLLQVETYQLVVEQFLQSDFPSWEQLWTLEHVRGRETRLYVQFCFEDVQILHTPEVQVQEGPTSSDSPSLGKKDVCSSKVELGSPEAKLPKLEGTSPGAGSKEGCDRGQSSARGTSCMSRLFLVTQKEGLMSRNYLPAAEGDGEGQELQLSFQATILWMDKPQLWRHPRKIGNLPELEQTNHQKEDSEAQQRVLLLFMGRSLRWFPFLHPGGLYWLIVPQCLDFGVFEQPCLSPLQGRLLNQLGCPSCLIVSATWHLQHETWISWLAQPQVIPGSERAEMGQKVFSIPELLSNSFTGSLVSFSGEIVERTLCASPGNEKLSAPCSMQRQKGTLLPWDHSVKLSVSAAPDSPVVLDVYIAVAYLQHLWGLLPGAKILFQNLQRKISRFHNVYCTYIASSCISILALPPTCLFLSSNPAGIASKSPAATPPSLMFLSNLLLQPHSLSQSQIVCHLSCVLALSLQWICSVCSSIFREGRCSRHSPPCPSHTGVSQASAKILVEDGTGEALVLCKNQQVAAVLGLSPVEWKAVQSNVQRRGSIFIQHGGASARPGCVEEPQDLVTCYLKSLCRSRAICRPILLAFSLDRKSSKIPQPDSLQPRRFLCGEMEFVSRVGARLSLTCLNIQEADPKVLCGLSSKRIKTSIGHSA
- the CTC1 gene encoding CST complex subunit CTC1 isoform X3, with the translated sequence METPGRPGGSCAEPMEEPSGAEQRWLRAARAFVCETLCPAGPGGGGPEQLADLVLRCLRSTWGGRSGELPLGYSFISISDLQCQQRTPCCSHMTWSTSDFKKWAHQGEVILPKQSVLPRTHLILIGYLTDGRRQEGKEKLMDGNLYVQDSTGSIPCELLHFESEWLELLFLFPSWAYIPQTSQGSAGYVEILADPVPVDPRPERVVDTIPVFYPATAAQLLSTSRVPYQRRAKLNVAGELARLSTLLCIHHKTFFFLFLKCFTSAACVPVLVQKPSQLAWHHMLQLGHGYVLTALSVSGLKASGHKVFVTSFSSCLLPYCAEQVKEQPLEIAWRGGPIQPVSPEATVQLPLELTDEKLPVPAKESKILSYMGIITRVLNAQAGLYELDNKICLCLAYQQLLNSARGLRPGACVELRDVHLLQKPLASFPFVVVLGACLHSIVLLKGFSRLSTFQQPVASSGNLYMQLLFRYNLGLPLYLWLVSLLEMLEQRFCCFVGRRQLFIRSVPQSPGVAEKFLVPILNAVVPSKAQVRDVHQEILAEMHHCPLQQYQPLEPPCQAPPLSLLRSVAEQRSKEAFNPSQLLSPLEAQHMGTQELNRRLAWSYDTFSAESFQPRMVLLGVLRASCSSGSLQLRDKSASIPCVISRRDGSPFADTALIGSLLQVETYQLVVEQFLQSDFPSWEQLWTLEHVRGRETRLYVQFCFEDVQILHTPEVQVQEGPTSSDSPSLGKKDVCSSKVELGSPEAKLPKLEGTSPGAGSKEGCDRGQSSARGTSCMSRLFLVTQKEGLMSRNYLPAAEGDGEGQELQLSFQATILWMDKPQLWRHPRKIGNLPELEQTNHQKEDSEAQQRVLLLFMGRSLRWFPFLHPGGLYWLIVPQCLVIPGSERAEMGQKVFSIPELLSNSFTGSLVSFSGEIVERTLCASPGNEKLSAPCSMQRQKGTLLPWDHSVKLSVSAAPDSPVVLDVYIAVAYLQHLWGLLPGAKILFQNLQRKISRFHNVYCTYIASSCISILALPPTCLFLSSNPAGIASKSPAATPPSLMFLSNLLLQPHSLSQSQIVCHLSCVLALSLQWICSVCSSIFREGRCSRHSPPCPSHTGVSQASAKILVEDGTGEALVLCKNQQVAAVLGLSPVEWKAVQSNVQRRGSIFIQHGGASARPGCVEEPQDLVTCYLKSLCRSRAICRPILLAFSLDRKSSKIPQPDSLQPRRFLCGEMEFVSRVGARLSLTCLNIQEADPKVLCGLSSKRIKTSIGHSA